In Pyrus communis chromosome 11, drPyrComm1.1, whole genome shotgun sequence, the sequence ACTAAAAGTCCTTGGTATCCGTTTTGAatccaatttttgttttcaaaaatgATAAATGTAGCTAAATTATTGAGAACTCGTTAGTTTCAAAAACTGAACCGAATTCAAAGAACAATACCAAACACCGCCTCtaattttggtaaaaaaaaaaaaaaacaaagaaaaaataaaaagccaaCAAACCGAGGATTAAAACTAAATGAGAACAAGAGCAGGattcattttttgttgttaaaagCCAGCAGATTTATTTTTACAACATTACTTTGGAGTTGATGCCATTAATTAGACATAAAATGGCGTACATTATTACAAGTATTAGACGACAATACTTGTGGCTCAAGAAATCATTTGGGAAAAGCTGCTAGTTGTGCTAATGCCGCTCAACTGAAGACCACGAATTTGAATCGATCCAGTTAAAAGCTATGGGACTCAGACATGCATCAGGGATGCCGAAGGAACTCACCAAGGCCAGTGCATGCGGCCGCAATTCACCACACAGTCTGCTTACTTCTTTCCTCACAGCAGCGACATTATCGGTCGATAAGTACCCATATCGGAGGAATGCCGCATCTTCTTCCAAGCAAATCAATGCGTACATAGACCTCAACAGAGCTAAGACATTCTGCAGTGAAACAAAACTCTGACCATAACTTCATAGGTTTTAAAAATGATGTGGGCATAAGCGAGTTTATTAACAAACATTCCAGATTGGAAAGTGTTCACATCATTAGTGGGGAAAGCAATCTTCAGGCAGAAAAAGAACCCAGACAAAAATGTCCGATGAGGGACGATTTTGACTCAGACACAAAGAAAAACCCTGAGATTATTTCTGCATCCATAAATCTAACACCCCCTCCCTTTCAACCCATCTCTCATTCTAATCCAGTTTTATGACTGCATATCCGATTACTTCAGTCATATGCTAAACTAGAATGTGTACTGCAGTAATAAACAAGCAGTTTCAGATCCTAGGACTAAATTATCAAGCATCATGTCTGACAATGTCAAAAACAGTTGGTAAGATTTACCTTTAATGAACCAGCAGGTAGTGCCGCCTCAGCATCTATGAAGGTTTGCAATATTGCTCGATCTGCAAAAGCTCTGCCCAGGTCCCCTGCAAGCTGATAACTCTGGTACAGGAAGAGTGAAGAGCAATGAGAGAGTTCTAcacagagagagacagagacagagaggttTTAGTAAGAAGACGATTCTTACAAGAATGATTGAGTACTCTTTGCTTTCTCCCTGTTTTTGACGTTGTGACACTTCCATAGCAAATCTATTCAATAGATCTCGCTCTCTTAAGCAGAAAGCGTCCATCTAATGTCGACAATCAATGAGAAGATTTAAACATGAATAATCTTAAAAAACAATCCAATGATGCTTCTAATACAATTTAAACATAAACCAGTGGATCTAAGAAATAAGATCAACCTGGAACTGGCTACACTGGAGGGTAGAACTTGTAAGCTGAGATGGAATGACAGGGCAAGGTTTATTCATATGCTCTAGTCCCAAAGCTTTAAATGGTTTGCCTCTCTTCTGAGCTGCTATATACTCTGCAAGCAGTGCTTTGCTGACCTGAGTTAAAATCCAAAAATTCCACTATTTGAGATAGAACTCCGATGAATGGCAAAAGAGAAAACACTACTTTTCTGGCAGGTTCAGAGACTAAAAGAATACTTATCTACTATCATATTCCCACCATTATCTGAACACTAACCTAATTCATCCGTGTTACTATACATTCTAGCAAGAAAGCATTTCCGGATATAGTATTaatcttacacacacacacacacacatatatatatgttacctTACTAAAAGCTTGGTTTCAATGCAAAACAGGAAAAGTTACAATCAATTTCAAAGTAACAAACTTGGAACCTGTTTGAACATAAAATGATGTCCATCCAAAAAGGTCATTCCTATATTACAGTCAAATTTGCGTCAAAAGGCAATTATAAAAGAAGTTCTGAACACACTACAGCTCACATCAGCCTTTTTCGTTTCTAGTTAAGAAAAATTTACTTCAGTTCCTAGAAATTCTATGTCAACAGAAAATATCTTGCAGTTTGAACAGAAGACTTGAAACTACCTGTTGCATCAAAACATTGTTGTCCCCCTCAAAAGTGGACTGCACATCAAATTCACCTTTAAAATGACCAACACGGTTTTCAGTCTTTATACCTTGCCCTCCACAGGCTTCGCGGCATTCCTGAAGTATACATCAACTTTCAGCAAGGCCAAAGAGAACAATAACTTTAATTTGCAGTTCATAATTCAATTCCTAACCTGAAGAGTCCGCATGTTATGCCAGGTATGTATAGCCTTAAATGCACTAGAAACAACATGGATGGTTTTGCTCGACTCAGGCGTCCTCTTAACATAAATCATCTTTAAGTAATTTGAAGCAAAAGTCATAGCATATCTGAAGAAAcagagaaataataataaaaataatatcaaAACCTAGTGGTTTAATGTTTCAACATTCTGCTCACAGTACCAATAATTTCATCACATAATCATTGACCATTTGTACCAAATCTGAAAGAATCAGGACCAACCCTTAAGCacataattataaaatagaaaatatctATTATTCACTTTTTCTTATTGAACACATGTTCACTGTAATATTGAcaccaacaagaaaagaaatttcaGAATTTGTCTTCAGTTTggttacaacaacaacaacaaagccttttcctaCGAAGTGGGgttggctatatgaatcctagaacgccattgcgcttGGTTATGTGTCACGAGTTTGGTTACAGAAGTAGCAAATATATTATGAACTTGGCTGGCTGTCTTAGTTACCACAAAATATCCAAGATCTAAGAGCATGAAATATATCATTAACTACAATGACAATAAGAAGTATTTCCTAGACATGAAAAACCAGTGATTCTATACAGACAGTATAATTTAACTTGTGCAAAAGCTGTTCTAGTAATAAGTTCCAATTGAACCGAGAAACTGCAATGCTACAATCTTACGTCTTTGCAAGAAGAGGCAAAAGCCGCTGTTGATGACTGGGGTAGTCAAGCAATAGGACTTCAGGCCCATTTGGCGTAACAGAAAAGGCCCGCCTTGTCAATGAGTACCTTATGGCTATTGCTAAACTTACCTGACCATAGGGAAATAAATGATTGGTCAATGATGAAAATTCAGTTGGCAGAAGATATCTGCAATCCCTCAATCTACAAATATGTAGATGCAAGAATAGTTAATTGCCACCATGCTTGAAACCCATTACCTGTGATGAGTAAATGGAACTGACTGCTATAGTTACACGACCAGATGTCAATGGAGCCATGAATGCTGCAAATCTCTGAATGAAAGAAACaaagtgacaataaaaggagtgaaaataaaaggaaaacataTATGTCCAGCTGGAAATAGAACTACCTGATCTGGGTCTTTTATTGCACTCAGATATTTCCCATCTGGAGAAACATCAGCTACTGAATTTAACAAATTTTCCCTTGGAATTCGAACGTTGTCAAACCTGTAAACACATTTCCAAATCCTCTAAGCCAGAGTTAAACTTACAGAAATCTGTAATAGACATGAATAGTCaattaaaatgaaaactaaaaacatgaTTACCATATTCGACCATTATCAACACCATTTAAGCCAATTTTGTGACCACAATCGGCAATACGAACTCCTGGACAGACATTACCATTTTCATCCCTCATCTGAGCTATAAGAGCATGGACGCCTTGGTTGTTCCCGGAGATACTGAGTTGTGAAAAGACTATAGTGTGTGTGGCATGCTAAACATCAACAAGAAAAGTAATATATCAGTGTACAGACAGCACGGATGGAGAAACTTTATTGGGAATTTGCAGTAATATGAAATATAATTGGGGCAAGAAATATAAAAAGCACGACGCTATGCTTTTAAGGTGATCCTTGCATTATCTTATCAAAGgtaaaaaaatcagaaaaataatGATCCTTACA encodes:
- the LOC137749563 gene encoding acyl-coenzyme A oxidase 3, peroxisomal-like; this encodes MRKLLDAHNLEDRDWLFGLMKQSKLFNPREAGGRVFIAPDYNQSMEQQRQMTMKRIAYLLDRGVFKGWLTDRGVDAELRKFAFFEVIGIFDHSLAVKLGVHFFLWGGAIQFFGTKRHHDKWLSDTENYAIKGCFAMSELGHGSNVRGIETVTTYDSSTEEFVINTPCESAQKYWIGGAANHATHTIVFSQLSISGNNQGVHALIAQMRDENGNVCPGVRIADCGHKIGLNGVDNGRIWFDNVRIPRENLLNSVADVSPDGKYLSAIKDPDQRFAAFMAPLTSGRVTIAVSSIYSSQVSLAIAIRYSLTRRAFSVTPNGPEVLLLDYPSHQQRLLPLLAKTYAMTFASNYLKMIYVKRTPESSKTIHVVSSAFKAIHTWHNMRTLQECREACGGQGIKTENRVGHFKGEFDVQSTFEGDNNVLMQQVSKALLAEYIAAQKRGKPFKALGLEHMNKPCPVIPSQLTSSTLQCSQFQMDAFCLRERDLLNRFAMEVSQRQKQGESKEYSIILSYQLAGDLGRAFADRAILQTFIDAEAALPAGSLKNVLALLRSMYALICLEEDAAFLRYGYLSTDNVAAVRKEVSRLCGELRPHALALVSSFGIPDACLSPIAFNWIDSNSWSSVERH